One stretch of Zingiber officinale cultivar Zhangliang chromosome 6B, Zo_v1.1, whole genome shotgun sequence DNA includes these proteins:
- the LOC121992254 gene encoding EKC/KEOPS complex subunit bud32-like produces MDMAIQGVENEAFGFLVKQGAEARVFKSTFVGRLSIVKERFSKKYRHPLLDSKLTVKRLNMEVRCMTKARRLGVPTPVLYAVDPILHTLTFEYVDGLSVKEILLDFGLNGIVEEQLNDIAIQIGTAMGKMHDGGLIHGDLTTSNMIIRGETNHLVLIDFGLSFTSTIPEDKAVDLYVLERALLSMHSSCGNVMEKILSAYRKSSKQWSSTMNKLAQVRQRGRKRTMVG; encoded by the exons ATGGATATGGCCATTCAGGGAGTTGAAAATGAAGCCTTTGGTTTCCTGGTTAAACAGGGGGCAGAAGCT AGGGTGTTCAAGTCAACTTTTGTGGGTCGTTTGTCGATTGTGAAAGAGCGTTTCTCCAAGAAATATAGGCATCCCTTACTTGATTCAAAGTTGACAGTGAAGCGCTTGAACATG GAAGTTCGCTGCATGACAAAAGCCAGGCGTCTTGGTGTCCCCACTCCAGTATTATATGCTGTCGATCCAATTCTGCATACTCTGACATTTGAATACGTGGATGGGCTCTCTGTGAAGGAGATCCTATTAGATTTTGGATTAAATGGTATTGTTGAAGAACAACTAAATGATATTGCTATACAGATAGGAACTGCAATGGGAAAAATGCACGATGGGGGTCTTATCCATGGTGATTTGACCACTTCAAATATGATTATTAGGGGAGAGACTAATCATTTG GTTCTTATAGACTTCGGTCTGAGTTTCACATCAACTATTCCTGAAGATAAAGCAGTCGATCTATATGTGTTAGAGAGAGCTTTGTTATCAATGCATTCTTCATGTGGAAATGTG ATGGAAAAAATACTGTCAGCCTATAGAAAGTCTTCTAAGCAGTGGTCATCCACGATGAACAAACTAGCTCAAG TGAGACAGCGAGGTCGAAAACGTACCATGGTAGGATGA